The sequence ttcaccgcaacatttttacagtctttcactgttaaaatcacggtaaatttttacagtgtggttaaaatgtattaaaacatttttttttttagaaaatgactgatggtttctctagataagacccttatttgtagtctgggatcgcgtagaacgctttaaagctgcactgaaactgtaattttgaccttcaaccatttgaaggcaactgaagtccactatatggagaaaaatcctggaatgttttcatcaaaacccttcatttcttttcaactgaagaaagaaagacatgaacatcttggatgacatgggggtgagtaaattatcaggaaattttcatttgaaagtgaactaatcctagaCTTGTGCTATGTTGTCTTGATCTGAGAGAATTATATTTCAGAATGTCTGTCTTATCTTAATGACCAAACAAACCCCTCCCAGACAAATTTCCTCTGTAAATACCCCTGCTTATCTTAATTAGTATGTTTATCTGCAAAAGCATGACAAACTCTCCTACAATCTGAGATGATGAAGCAAGGAGGTGTGTGTGGGTCAAGCATCTGTTGAACACAGacatgagtgtgtgagagattGTTTTTGACCATGCTGGGGGCTAAAATGCAGACATATTTACTGAGCAGAGCAGTTCCTGTTGTTCTGGCTACTGTTGTCACAGGAAACGTTTTAAAAGGGACAATGTCCCCACTGGAAGAACTTTTCACAAGAAAGAATGTTGGTTGTTTgagagctaaaaaaaaaaaaaaaaaaaaggtttgtatATTTCTGTTCCGTTATGATGGAACTTCATTCAGTCAGTGCGTTACTGATAAGAGAAACCTTTTGGATTTCTTTCCTGACATTCATACAGCcagatttgatttgatttgatgttAAACTATGCTGTTTTTTCAGACCATGTCCTAATTTGATCTATCTACATATCAGATATTCTaacttaatattaataatggcTTAAAGCACATATAAACGAAGATAGAAAGTCCAGATGGCTTATCAAGGTGCTAGTCTAAACACGAAAGTCTGAAAAAGCATCCTTCCTGTCTCTTTCAGTTCCTTCCTGTTTATCTTTACTGTAAAGCATAATGTATTGTTCATATCCACAGTAAATTTAAGGCAAGACACTATGGATAaatgcactctaaaaatgctgggttaaaaataacccaagctgggttaagtttgtaaaaagtaaaaaaagtttGCCCAACgtactgggtagttttatttaacccaactattgtttaaaaatgactttaaaatgaacccagaataggttggaaattaaaactCAGATACATAATTactactagaggcaacaataataatcaaaaggagaacatttattaataagcatgtttattgtttaattattgttcattaaactttataaattattaataaatgttaatttccaacatactttgtgttcattttaagcaagcaatagtAATTTTCAAACAACAGATGAGttcaataaaactacccagcaggttgggcaaacatttaactcattcgctgggttaaaacaacccgattcctgggtttgtccattttcaacccaacttgggttgtttttaacccagcattttttagagtgtagggtAAAAACTAATAACTATTAACTTATAGATATCACCACTTTCCCCAGATGATTACagtacattaaagggttagtttacccaaaaatggtATGCAGAGATcttgaattagattttttttaaattcaatttttctcTTTTAGAAGTCTTGTTAGAGTGCATGTTTTGTTGGCATGGATTATAGGGGTTAGttcaaaattatattattactcaccctcatgttgttccacacccgtaagaccttcgttcatcttcagaacacaaattaaaatatttttgataaaatccgatgactcagtgaggcccgcattgccagcaagataactAACACTGgtctttcagatgcccagaaagacgtattgaaaacagttcatgtggttcaaccttaatattatgaagtgatgagaatccttttttgtgtgtcaaaaaaacaaaataactttattcaacaatatcttgcgatgggcgatttcaaaacactgcttcatgaagcttcgaagctttacgaatcttttgtcttgaatcagtggtttggagcgcgcATCGAACTgaaaaagtcacgtgatttcagtaaaggaggctttgttacatcataagtgtttcgaaatttcaatggttcaccactggggggcgtgactttggcagtttgatacgtgctccgaaccactgattcgtaTTATAAGCTTTCTGAACTCTTATGTTGAAATTTGAAATCTAAAACAGAAACCTGAACATTGGATAAAgcctttttttaattatttcattttgttgatttttgatatctctttttatcactccataaatcagaaaatactgtcaatagcaatagataaataaataaataaataaataaacaattctCCATGTTGATATATCCCTCTATAAAAACTATCAAACTTACACATCACGTGCATTACTACATAAGAGCTACACAGCATACAGCACCCAAGCAGCTTAAACGTGTCTTATGTAAGTTCGATATAACATGCATGGTTCAGTCAAGGGGTTCAGCTCAAGACATTTGCATAAGCCGTTTTCTTTAAAATAGCTCAAACTAATCACCTATAAGTTGAAAAATGTTTGGATTAACAGTGATTAGGCTTTCGAGAATGGCTGTGACATACTTAGCCTAGTGATTTCCAGGAAAGACATAAAATAATGGCCTCATTGTctaaatttatcattttaaatggaaTAATAATTTCTAAATGGAGTGTTCTGACATTGTTGTCATGAGAATGTGGGAAAATGCCCTTTAGTTTTTGGGTGGGAGCAGATTGGAGAAGACCCTGGGGATCCAAGAAGGCTCCTGGGCGTCATTCAAAGGAAATGGTGCCATTGTGcctgaaaaatatatactgtCAATATTGAAATACTGATAGTTTAATACACATTAAAAGAATGATATCTATCAATAATTCATGCATACATACAACAAAAACTCAAACATCAGTACAGAGCATTCATATGACTGTACTAAAACGTCAGAGAACTTGCctgcatttaaaatacatttgccTTTGTTCCTAAATTGAGTTATCCATCCTAATGACAAAGCACAAACCTTTAATATTTTCTGTGGCTGTTTTATTCTCTGTGTGCAGGGCTTTATTTGCCTATGATGGAATAATGAACAGGCTCAAACTGGCTGATTCTGGAGGTAAGAGCACAGaaagctttatgtttttgtgtgttttggagCTTGCTCTCATGCCATTTCTTTTATAGTAGGTGGACTGAAAGAACTGTCGACTAAACTCCACCATAGACTGCCACTTTATGGGATGTGCAGAGTGGGCACAGCTCAACCCTGCATCGTTATGATATTATGGGTTAGTTCATCCTCCACAAAATTCACTGTTTAATGTAAAAACTCCCCTTAAACCAGTGTTTGTGGGCTCTTAGGTGGGAAATGAAGTGGACGAGTACCGCAGAGCTGAGTGTGCGAGTCATTTACCAGCGGTCAGGGCCTTCTTTAAGGTAAaaaggtgtaaaaaaaaaaaaaggtaaaaaatgtGCAAACATTGTACTTTAAGGGGTACAAAAGCTTGTCACtcacctgtatgagtttctttcttctgctgaacacaaaataaaatattttgaagaatgtcggtaaccaaacagttgatggaccccattgacttcagtATGGAAATAAAACACTACAGATGTCAATGGAACTGTTTGGTTTCCgacgttcttcaaaatatcatcttttgtgttcagcagaagaaagaaactcatacaggtttggaacaacttgagggtgagtaaatgatgacagaattttcatttttgggtgaactatccctttaaagggacaTCTTCGTACCTTAAAAGTTCATAGTAGTACTTTACTACTACTCTAAGGTCTAAAATGCAAATTTTAGGGGTAGATAAGGTACAATGTTATCCTTTTAAGGGTACTGCCTCAGTGAAAAGCTATTGAAGGTAGAATGTTTGCACTTTTTTCCCTTTCTTCATTCATATATTATAGAGGTAATTCGATTTAGGCAACATAATAGTTGTTCTTGTTTTGTGAACATGTGAGTATGCAGAGATcttgaattagattttttttaattcaatttttctCTTTTAGAAGTCTTGTTAGACTgcatgttttgttagcatggattataagggttagttcaaaatttattactcaccctcatgtcgttccacacccgtaagactttcgttcatcttcagaacacaaattaagatatttttgataaaatccaatggctcagtgaggcctgcatttccagaaagacaattaacactttcaatgcccagaaagctactaaagacatatttaaagtgactacagtggttcaaccttaatgttatgaagcgacaagaatactttttgtgtgccaaaaaaagactttatgacaatatctagtgatgggcgatttcaaaacactgcttcatgaagctttacgaatcttttgtttcgaatcagtggttcggagcgccaaagtcatgtgatttcagtaaacaaggctttgttacgtgataagtgttttgaaatttcaatggttcaccactggggggcgtgactttggcagtttgatgcgcgctccgaaccactgattctaatcaaaagattcgtaaagcttcgaagcttcgtgaagtagtgttttgaaatcgcccatcactagatattgtcataaagtcgttatttagtttttttggcgcacaaaaagtattctcgtcgcttcataacattaaggttgaaccactgtagtcacatgaactgttttaaatacgtctttagtagctttctgggcattgaaagtgtaaattaacttgctgtaaatgcaggcctcaccgagccatcagattttattaaaaatatcttaatttgtgttctgaagatgaatgaaggacttgcgggtgtggaacaacatgagggtgagtcattcatttttgggtgaactaaccctttaaaaagatGATAAAAACATCTTTTCTCTATGGCTATCTTTATCTTTCTGATGCTTCAGGAAGTTCACATCTTTCTTCCTGCCCGCACTTTGGATGAAATCACAGAAGAGAGGATCTGTGCGCTGGCCCATAATGCTGCAGTGGTCACGAAGGGGCCGAGAGTGAGACCCAGCCGCCGGATGGAAGACAGACAGGCGATTGTGGTATGACACCATGGCAATTTCGTACCACAAGGGAGAGGGGCTTTAAGAATCCTGaatgatgaagttgcaattaAACTCCATTAAAATCAGGAAAATGGTAAACAAATCAAACTGACTCCTCACCATTTCCAGGGCACTAATTACAAGCGAACAATCGCAGCCGCAGAGATCCAGAGAATCCAGAGAGATTCTTTCTGGGCACAAGCAGAGGTATGGAGTGAGTgagtttttacatttctttttcattgttATGTATTATTCTTTACACGGTTGATATCATCGATTATGAatgttggtgtgtgtgtatatacatacataaacaaaaaataaccaaTACTCCAATACTGAAAACAAAAAACTCCTGACATTACCAATACAgctcaaaaataaatatttttaaagggttagttcacccaaaaatgaaaaatctgtcattaattactctccttcatgtcattccaaacctgtaagactttcgttcatcttggGAACACACAAATAAAGAGCTTACTAAAGAGCTAACTAACTTGTGTAAGCAAGTCCAAGGCTTACCCAGCTTTTTCTCCAAAAGGTAAAAATTAAATGTCGCACCCAATACAATAACAGACAGAGATCAGGTTCttgctatatatattttttttttacagagagAAGAGGAGGAAAGGAAAAAGGAGGAACAGCGGAGGGCAGCAGAGGAcaggagacagagagagaaagaacgaATGCTCCAGGAAAAGAGAGATGcgatggagagagagaggaggttGAATGAAAAGGAACAGCAAATAAAAGAGCAGAAGTCAGTCAAATATTTTCAAGCATACATGAACAAAATTCCCAAGGGCCAAAGGtaaaccttttttaaaaaatttatattatttttataggaGAATACAGGCCCAAATGGAGGCTGAGGCCCACAAACAAGAGAAATTAAAATGGGTATGAAGACTGTgtttctgtttgtgtgtttacgttgtttacatgcatatattatgttcaatatatatatatatatatatattatatatatatatatatatatatatatattatattatatcatatcacAACAGCATCAGGAAAGGCAGCGTGAAGAAGAGGAAACGAGAGCTAGATATTTCCGCTCTGAATCAGAGGAAAAATCTGCAGTGAGTTCTGTAATTGAAAGTTTAATTACCCTCACTTTAATTTGTGGCCTGTGAATTTCATGGTGTAATACTGTTTATGACCAGCAGGAGGCAGCAGCTCTAGTGTCTCAGCGTGTTGTAAACCCCAGAGAGTTTTTCAGACGACTGTCCTCCACAAGTGTCCACACAGATTCCAATCCCAGCTCAACAAATCCAGGTAAAGTGTAAAACAAAGAGAACCAGCATGTGTTTCCATTGACTTGAACGATTTCGCTACATAACCTGCATAACCtgcttacaaaaaaaattattatgtattacatttttttttttttttgcatttttatgcaATCACAAGCAGATTTGATGTAAAGATCAGATGTTTTAAAATTGTTATTGTATTAGCtattataaaaatgacaaagaacTTACTGAACATTTACTGAATTTATTAATCTAGGTAGTAAAATACAGTATttctacactactgttcaaaagtttgtagtccacattttttaaattaattgccAAATTAATAGGTTTATTAATTTATGATGCAATAAATTAGTCAAAAGTGAGTAAAGAATTGTACATTattgcaaaaatattaatatatcaaATACATTAA comes from Chanodichthys erythropterus isolate Z2021 chromosome 22, ASM2448905v1, whole genome shotgun sequence and encodes:
- the LOC137013046 gene encoding drebrin-like protein; protein product: MKSMREVNLDTYSLSLLTAKEDILNPRSSTNWALFAYDGIMNRLKLADSGVGGLKELSTKLHHRLPLYGMCRVGTAQPCIVMILWVGNEVDEYRRAECASHLPAVRAFFKEVHIFLPARTLDEITEERICALAHNAAVVTKGPRVRPSRRMEDRQAIVGTNYKRTIAAAEIQRIQRDSFWAQAEVWSE